Proteins encoded by one window of Vespula pensylvanica isolate Volc-1 chromosome 6, ASM1446617v1, whole genome shotgun sequence:
- the LOC122629790 gene encoding uncharacterized protein LOC122629790 isoform X2: protein MRKDGERLSTELKKQQRCNRNLKQQLDDERYFYQREKDHFCEEMQRHKNKCSNNGLKLQEQRWKELEDIRDSLDEENKQLREELAEKSEITYNLCIKFLRMKHAKDTLRQKFDQLHREHLRVMEEMMEKLDEAREELNVIVSEKFQDPLPVNKAKFLQVVQRNTRLVYENATLRVQIQHLTQSLNKLKNYAEKPKAIKVDARIIAKLATQSRRRQDSEIIRKSIVTSCVTQPVTVSTSNSSTNNSRSADKTTNGKLGSKIRAKAWDKYKFVTVKEDSQETSSTKSKIERIEENKEKTIDQNDSTSTTSTDSTTEHLQKYIEVRDVCTNT, encoded by the exons ATGCGTAAGGACGGAGAAAGATTATCAACGGAATTGAAGAAGCAACAGAGATGTAATAGAAATCTTAAAC aACAGCTGGATGAtgagagatatttttatcagagagagaaggatcaCTTTTGCGAAGAGATGCAACGTCACAAAAACAAATGTAGCAACAATGGATTGAAGTTACAAGAGCAACGATGGAAAGAATTGGAGGATATAAGAGACTCGTTGGATGAGGAAAATAAACAATTGCGCGAGGAATTAGCTGAGAAGAGCGAGATCACATATAATTTGTGTATTAAATTTCTACGTATGAAGCATGCAAAGGACACGCTTAGACAAAAGTTTGATCAATTGCATCGGGAACACTTAAGAGTGATGGAAGAAATGATGGAGAAGCTCGACGAAGCTAGAGAGGAACTCAACGTGATTGTATCGGAGAAGTTTCAAGATCCATTGCCAGTTAACAAGGCTAAATTCTTGCAA GTCGTACAAAGAAATACTCGATTGGTTTATGAAAATGCGACTTTGAGAGTACAGATTCAGCATCTCACGcaaagtttaaataaattgaagaaCTACGCGGAGAAGCCTAAAGCGATTAAAGTTGATGCACGTATCATAGCGAAACTTGCTACTCAAAGTCGTAGAAGGCAAGATTcggaaataattagaaaaagtatTGTGAC atcTTGCGTTACTCAACCAGTAACCGTATCGACCAGCAATTCGAGTACAAATAACAGTAGATCAGCTGATAAAACGACCAATGGAAAACTAGGCTCAAAGATTCGAGCTAAAGCTTGGGATAAGTATAAGTTTGTAACCGTAAAAGAAGACTCTCAAGAAACAAGCTCGACCAAATCTAAAATTGAAcgtatagaagaaaataaagaaaaaacaatcgaTCAAAATGATTCCACTTCTACGACCAGTACAGATAGTACAACGGaacatttacaaaaatatattgaagtaCGTGACGTGTGTACGAACACGTGA
- the LOC122629790 gene encoding synaptonemal complex protein 1-like isoform X1, whose translation MQSSQLNGTSGSDVTGNRICSENSECIAAEKESKALRKQVANLTETIADLQNNIYTKDIQLENMRKDGERLSTELKKQQRCNRNLKQQLDDERYFYQREKDHFCEEMQRHKNKCSNNGLKLQEQRWKELEDIRDSLDEENKQLREELAEKSEITYNLCIKFLRMKHAKDTLRQKFDQLHREHLRVMEEMMEKLDEAREELNVIVSEKFQDPLPVNKAKFLQVVQRNTRLVYENATLRVQIQHLTQSLNKLKNYAEKPKAIKVDARIIAKLATQSRRRQDSEIIRKSIVTSCVTQPVTVSTSNSSTNNSRSADKTTNGKLGSKIRAKAWDKYKFVTVKEDSQETSSTKSKIERIEENKEKTIDQNDSTSTTSTDSTTEHLQKYIEVRDVCTNT comes from the exons ATGCAGAGTTCTCAATTAAATGGAACTTCTGGGTCTGACGTTACAGGCAATCGAATTTGTTCAGAAAATTCAGAATGTATTGCAGCggaaaaagaatcaaaggCACTTCGTAAGCAA gTAGCAAATTTAACAGAGACCATCGCCGATCtacaaaacaatatttatacaaaagatATTCAATTGGAAAACATGCGTAAGGACGGAGAAAGATTATCAACGGAATTGAAGAAGCAACAGAGATGTAATAGAAATCTTAAAC aACAGCTGGATGAtgagagatatttttatcagagagagaaggatcaCTTTTGCGAAGAGATGCAACGTCACAAAAACAAATGTAGCAACAATGGATTGAAGTTACAAGAGCAACGATGGAAAGAATTGGAGGATATAAGAGACTCGTTGGATGAGGAAAATAAACAATTGCGCGAGGAATTAGCTGAGAAGAGCGAGATCACATATAATTTGTGTATTAAATTTCTACGTATGAAGCATGCAAAGGACACGCTTAGACAAAAGTTTGATCAATTGCATCGGGAACACTTAAGAGTGATGGAAGAAATGATGGAGAAGCTCGACGAAGCTAGAGAGGAACTCAACGTGATTGTATCGGAGAAGTTTCAAGATCCATTGCCAGTTAACAAGGCTAAATTCTTGCAA GTCGTACAAAGAAATACTCGATTGGTTTATGAAAATGCGACTTTGAGAGTACAGATTCAGCATCTCACGcaaagtttaaataaattgaagaaCTACGCGGAGAAGCCTAAAGCGATTAAAGTTGATGCACGTATCATAGCGAAACTTGCTACTCAAAGTCGTAGAAGGCAAGATTcggaaataattagaaaaagtatTGTGAC atcTTGCGTTACTCAACCAGTAACCGTATCGACCAGCAATTCGAGTACAAATAACAGTAGATCAGCTGATAAAACGACCAATGGAAAACTAGGCTCAAAGATTCGAGCTAAAGCTTGGGATAAGTATAAGTTTGTAACCGTAAAAGAAGACTCTCAAGAAACAAGCTCGACCAAATCTAAAATTGAAcgtatagaagaaaataaagaaaaaacaatcgaTCAAAATGATTCCACTTCTACGACCAGTACAGATAGTACAACGGaacatttacaaaaatatattgaagtaCGTGACGTGTGTACGAACACGTGA
- the LOC122629792 gene encoding nucleoplasmin-like protein isoform X1: MAEEYLYGIVLEGANSTEVWDPEHKNDDADGTNQHGYGADQKLIIKMALLGPEAKPGELNVLQVEAMGLKGPIKTPIALLEMGKTAQIILDLSFPDPPVTFTLVKGSGPVHIVGHNLLGTHMEEFDDMDEELEDENIDDDDDEKDPDDEEEEEDEPKKKNAKLTTAAKYKNQANKNKKK, from the exons ATGGCGGAAGAATATCTGTACG GAATCGTCCTCGAGGGAGCGAACTCCACCGAGGTATGGGATCCCGAGCACAAAAACGACGATGCAGATGGTACGAACCAACATGGTTATGGAGCTGATCAGAAGCTCATCATCAAAATG GCACTTTTAGGACCAGAAGCAAAGCCTGGAGAACTCAATGTACTACAGGTCGAAGCGATGGGACTTAAAGGACCTATCAAAACCCCTATCGCTCTTTTAGAGATGGGAAAGACAGCGCAAATTATTCTCGATCTTAGTTTTCCCGACCCACCAGTTACGTTTACCTTGGTTAAGGGTAGCGGGCCTGTTCACATAGTAGGGCACAATCTTCTTG GAACACATATGGAAGAATTTGATGATATGGATGAAGAGTtagaagatgaaaatattgatgatgatgacgatgaaaag GATCCCGatgatgaagaggaagaagaagatgaacctaagaagaagaatgccAAATTAACAACTGCAGCCAAATACAAAAATCAGGCTaataagaacaagaaaaaataa
- the LOC122629792 gene encoding nucleoplasmin-like protein isoform X2: MAEEYLYGIVLEGANSTEVWDPEHKNDDADGTNQHGYGADQKLIIKMALLGPEAKPGELNVLQVEAMGLKGPIKTPIALLEMGKTAQIILDLSFPDPPVTFTLVKGSGPVHIVGHNLLGTHMEEFDDMDEELEDENIDDDDDEKAPQKKRKHSAEGRKNGTKRAKVDEAVDK; the protein is encoded by the exons ATGGCGGAAGAATATCTGTACG GAATCGTCCTCGAGGGAGCGAACTCCACCGAGGTATGGGATCCCGAGCACAAAAACGACGATGCAGATGGTACGAACCAACATGGTTATGGAGCTGATCAGAAGCTCATCATCAAAATG GCACTTTTAGGACCAGAAGCAAAGCCTGGAGAACTCAATGTACTACAGGTCGAAGCGATGGGACTTAAAGGACCTATCAAAACCCCTATCGCTCTTTTAGAGATGGGAAAGACAGCGCAAATTATTCTCGATCTTAGTTTTCCCGACCCACCAGTTACGTTTACCTTGGTTAAGGGTAGCGGGCCTGTTCACATAGTAGGGCACAATCTTCTTG GAACACATATGGAAGAATTTGATGATATGGATGAAGAGTtagaagatgaaaatattgatgatgatgacgatgaaaag GCACcacaaaagaaacgaaaacattCTGCAGAGGGTAGAAAAAATGGCACCAAACGTGCCAAGGTGGACGAAGCAGTagacaagtaa
- the LOC122630152 gene encoding LOW QUALITY PROTEIN: adenylate cyclase type 10-like (The sequence of the model RefSeq protein was modified relative to this genomic sequence to represent the inferred CDS: substituted 2 bases at 2 genomic stop codons), with protein MANQLNEDVTYLDSIDHSTHTGEIINHDNILKLEKHTKIFASMCPDEILDHFDDYKMRKYLTTLMLGDISGFTNFVEKYTRTGKGGASKLTETLNSYIGLMVQEILSQHGDVLKFSGDAFIVMWKLENDNNMRDLATTAIQTACIIQKHFGIYQTEVGITLRVKLAIASGKIYFTSIGDPKNMSHYMITGRPVWEVKRAEKLCKGGDILVSLSTWQWINPTEYIYETFPDSLHILVITCSTMWYTLKGSYIPNEKGILNNWDNVIDESLMPTENDTLALMDLSDTSMYLKHMKEIDYSLRPKIIEIAKAHLKDSLRSYMLRPVIRSVEMEEPLEYLNEMRQVVIVFVNATINEKRKRQMMKLIDAAYKIVCRIVDGMQGCVNKTSLFDKDLMFLCVFGLRGDKHELESQIGLKCGFRLRIALKELQNITNVTVGITTGMTYCGVIGHTLRREYTVIGMAVNRAARLMMVYKNKVVCDRDSFLHSQLEGTHFKLQEPKYLKGIIDVGPIYEFKEQVRXKESLHXYLVFDLISQIIDCRYKASKFIWNKYPLLGREKEMKIFRKLLASMLDYRITKSHTASKPQFNTLIIRGEPRIGKTRILDEMALNIPSGIPSNYISLVSTDMKKPYTLFHLIFSLPLKFSLTSSSKDREDTLIRLLGNIRYPEYLCVLNEVFNVRFPITRQYTISIESERLKILEQLLINLTEKCFQKLWVIIIDDIEYADEESLNFFDIFIQTDIFLFIISVGRKVGAEYRLANILLKKARVCVVELEGIDKWYHIGIVCQILNIHGISSELEKQNYLFRLIQEQSLGNPGWIESYLVSLVQSDKIEILTITRKEAESVGYVLAELKMLRRFVTDTTILKKDFSREDRWEMYRTSYKDETMLMIDEKNDIDTNHELINVAFAKILETSLIKNTNIQINMEVLILKLFDALTPLDQLLLKCASVLGALINRKMLESVVEIPKKDIALSKIGLLIYIYIHLLIYLFIYLFKFPATLAIRKLFEIRIFECGIGDFTKNIGPIIYYKSIRNHINNIDIRCRCIGIVIPSTFLIILNKNILFSFFLIYFELDCHLEELENLPKYASCGLIRFKTTIFQDTTYRLLTENQKIELHNKALKYLVRNTRRCISCGEGYFSKLLGEKFLDEVGKLPLQYPLNITQLHGMSSKIFNVPKIKNVLTTEKISPYLSILKRSKKKLTRTFSNIDFTNCECNLILLTVYTQMVEHCREIGNNNKTLIAILEFAEICIENQNVPEARKLLDEAETILQQMFDPNVNDTVKFLYLIAKIQTLQGKCYFESGYTSEAEKSLDKAMKTLGYQFPQTNIMINLKTIFQLIKLKFLLFFCRRKRKNDKNEDDYVTNYLNQLAYCLAQMFEVFKFDPLKNFRSVLYFLFLIFINLNLIVISKIKGMKKETRLAAIWALNAVRSNNDFLILATCYTNMLTTAHIYCSNNIIKYLENESIDLCNEEMRLIEYQDLKIIIELYAGIFFSRWIRGQIDKAIEIGFIVIRLAKSINLTSTECIVLPRLVNLLMLSCRHSEIVSVLRDLEFISKNYMDKSGYTWYYAACVDVQLDIGLTVLSYEHCERYYLKEGEHLFSLRDPEAERRYFTSMWLWCIRNKEWEASKVWLEKKVGKKRSDEDLVAATLTDLKELEGMLISYVYYMNNYDIKAIDIMAQIEVSFQNIKNLLKVVKIVIPRYILMKAYYFMVRGYKKIAIKILHKAKKISSKMNNKLIYGWAVHCKQAWEGKLSPIQQEMWQQSLITLPSAWDEINANDRKVSFYTLPVLNL; from the exons ATGGCGAATCAGTTGAATGAAGACGTTACCTATTTAGATTCAATCG atcATTCGACTCATACCGGAGAAATCATAAATCACGATAACATTTTGAAGTTAGAAAAGCATACGAAAATTTTCGCGTCTATGTGTCCCGATGAAATTCTGGACCATTTTGACGActataaaatgagaaaatatttaacaacgCTAATGCTCGGTGATATATCAG GTTTTAccaattttgttgaaaaatatacGAGAACGGGTAAGGGTGGAGCATCGAAATTGACGGAGACGTTGAACAGTTACATCGGTCTTATGGTTCAAGAGATACTTTCGCAACATGGCgacgtattaaaattttctggCGATGCTTTTATCGTCATGTGGAAGCttgaaaacgataataatatgcGCGATCTAGCAACTACGGCGATTCAAACTGCTTGCATTATACAAAAACATTTTGGCATTTATCAGACTGAAGTTGGTATCACTCTAAGAg TAAAACTAGCCATAGCTTCAGGTAAGATATATTTCACGTCTATCGGTGATCCAAAGAATATGTCGCATTACATGATAACCGGTAGACCTGTTTGGGAAGTTAAACGTGCCGAAAAACTTTGCAA AGGTGGCGACATTTTGGTATCACTTAGCACCTGGCAATGGATAAATCCAACCGAGTACATTTACGAAACATTTCCTGATAGCTTACATATTCTTGTTATAACCTGTTCTACCATGTGGTATACTTTGAAAGGCTCTTACATACCCAACGAAAAAGGTATACTAA ATAACTGGGACAATGTTATTGATGAATCGCTAATGCCAACGGAAAACGATACTTTGGCATTAATGGATCTGTCGGACACCTCCATGTATTTAAAACATATGAAAGAGATCGATTATAGTT tacgaccaaaaattatagaaatagcGAAAGCACATTTGAAGGATAGTTTGAGAAGTTACATGTTAAGGCCGGTTATCCGTTCGGTCGAAATGGAGGAACCGTTGGAATATCTAAACGAAATGAGACAAGTCGTTATTGTATTTGTCAACGCAACCatcaatgaaaagagaaagagacaaatgaTGAAATTGATCGACGCAGCGTACAAAATCGTTTGCAG GATAGTCGATGGGATGCAAGGATGTGTTAACAAAACGTCTCTCTTTGACAAAGACCTTATGTTTCTTTGCGTTTTTGGTTTGCGAGGAGATAAACATGAACTTGAGTCACAAATTGGTCTTAAATGTGGCTTCAGATTGCGAATTGCTTTGAAAGAGTTACAAAATATTACTAACGTTACCGTTGGCATTACAACGGGGATGACATATTGTGGTGTTATTGGTCATACACTAAGAAGAGAGTATACAGTTATTGGAATGGCAGTCAACAGAGCTGCTCGACTTATGATGGTTTACAAAAACAAG GTTGTATGTGACAGAGATAGTTTTCTTCATTCTCAATTAGAAGGCACCCATTTCAAATTACAAGAaccaaaatatttaaaaggaatTATCGACGTTGGACCAATTTACGAATTCAAGGAACAAGTCAGGTAAAAAGAATCATTGCATTAATACTTagtattcgatttaatttcgcAAATAATCGATTGCAGATACAAAGCATCGAAATTCATTTGGAACAAATATCCTTTGTTAggtcgagaaaaagaaatgaagatttTTCGAAAGTTATTAGCATCTATGCTCGACTATAGAATCACGAAAAGTCATACAGCAAGTAAACCTCAGTTCAATACATTGATAATAAG AGGTGAGCCCAGAATAGGAAAAACGAGAATATTAGACGAAATGGCATTAAACATACCAAGTGGTATCCCATCGAATTACATTTCTCTTGTTTCAACAGACATGAAG AAGCCGTACACCTTATTCCATCTGATATTCTCTTTACCCTTGAAATTCTCTTTAACGTCATCTTCAAAGGATCGAGAAGACACGTTGATACGTTTATTAGGCAACATACGTTATCCTGAATATCTATGTGTGTTGAATGAAGTCTTCAACGTTCGTTTTCCAATAACCAGACAATACACAATTTCTATAGAATCAGAAAGGCTTAAAATACTTGAGcaacttttaataaatctaacagaaaaatgttttcaaaaaCTCTGGGTCATCATTATTGACGATATTGAATACGCCGACGAAGAGTCTTTGaactttttcgatatttttatccaaacggacatatttttattcatcatTAGTGTCGGTCGAAAAGTTGGTGCAGAATATAGACTGgctaatatattattaaaaaaagcacgagtatgt gTCGTTGAACTGGAAGGTATCGATAAATGGTATCACATTGGTATTGTTTGTCAAATACTCAATATACATGGTATATCTTCAGAATTGGAGAAgcaa aattatttgttTAGATTGATTCAAGAACAGAGTTTGGGAAATCCAGGTTGGATCGAAAGTTATTTGGTGAGTCTCGTACAAagtgataaaatagaaattttaactATTACCAGAAAAGAAGCTGAGTCAGTGGGATATGTTTTAGCCGAATTGAAAATGTTAAGAAG ATTCGTTACTGATACgactattttaaaaaaagactTCTCTCGCGAGGACAGATGGGAAATGTATAGGACAAGTTACAAG gATGAAACAATGTTAATGATCGATGAAAAGAATGACATCGATACGAATCATGAGCTCATAAACGTAGCTTTTGCAAAGATATTAGAGACGTCATTAATCAAAAAcacaaatattcaaataaatatggAGG tacttattttaaaattgttcGATGCCTTAACGCCCCTCGATCAATTATTACTTAAATGTGCTTCTGTACTTGGCGCATTGATTAATCGAAAAATGTTGGAAAGTGTAGTTGAAATACCAAAGAAAGACATAGCTCTAAGTAAGATCGGATtactaatatacatatatatacatttacttatttatttatttatttatttatttaaattcccGGCGACATTAGCTATTCGTAAACTTTTCGAAATCCGAATTTTCGAATGCGGAATTGGAGATTTTACTAAAAACATTGGTCCCATTATATACTACAAGAGCATACGTAATCATatcaataatatcgatattcgatGTAGATGTATTGGCATCGTGATACCAagtacttttttaattattctcaacaaaaacattcttttctctttttttcttatttactttgaACTCGATTGTCATTTAGAGGAACTGGAAAATTTGCCAAAGTATGCATCATGCGGTCTCATACGTTTCAAGACGACGATATTTCAAGACACGACATATAG ATTACTCACGGAGAATCAAAAAATCGAGTTGCACAATAAAGCACTCAAATATTTAGTACGAAATACAAGACGTTGCATATCATGTGGCGAaggatatttttcgaaattgttAGGTGAAAAATTCTTGGATGAAGTAGGAAAATTACCATTACAATATCCATTGAATATAACACAACTTCATGGAATGAGTAGCAAGATATTCAACGtaccaaaaataaaaa ATGTATTAACCACTGAAAAGATTTCACCTTATTTAAGTATTCtgaaaagatcaaagaaaaaactaacACGTACTTTTTCCAACATTGATTTCACTAATTGTGAatgtaatttgatattattaaccGTTTACACACAAATGGTTGAGCATTGTCGTGAAATTG gtaataataataagactTTAATCGCCATATTAGAATTCGCCGAAATTTGCATTGAAAATCAAAATGTTCCTGAAGCAAGAAAATTGTTGGACGAGGCTGAGACTATACTTCAACAG ATGTTCGATCCAAACGTGAACGATACAGTTAAATTTCTGTACCTTATCGCTAAGATTCAAACTTTACAAGGTAAATGTTATTTCGAGTCTGGGTACACTTCAGAAGCCGAGAAAAGCTTGGACAAAGCGATGAAAACGTTAGGCTACCAATTTCCACAAACGAATATAATGATCAATCTAAAAACTATATTTCAATTGATAAaacttaaatttttattatttttctgtcggagaaaacgaaaaaatgataaaaacgaaGACGATTATGTTACGAACTACTTGAATCAATTGGCGTATTGCTTGGCTCAAATGTTCGAAGTTTTCAAG ttcgaCCCGTTAAAAAACTTTCGCTCCGtcctatattttctatttttaatttttattaaccttAATCTGATCGTAATTTCTAAGATTAAAGGTATGAAAAAAGAGACTCGATTGGCAGCAATATGGGCACTGAACGCAGTACGTTCTAACAACGATTTCTTGATACTTGCCACGTGTTACACCAATATGCTGACTACCGCTCACATTTATTGCAGCaa TAACATCATTAAGTATTTGGAGAACGAGAGCATCGATTTGTGTAATGAAGAAATGAGGTTGATAGAGTATCAAGATCTCAAAATCATAATTGAACTTTATGCCggtatttttttctcacgtTGGATAAGAGGACAAATTGACAAAGCTATTGAGATTGGTTTCATCGTTATCAGATTAGCAAAATCAATCAATTTAACGAGTACCGAATGTATCGTTTTACCAAGACTCGTTAATCTTCTGATGCTCTCTTGTCGACATTCCGAAATTGTCTCAGTATTACGAGACTTAG aatttatatcaaaaaattatatggacAAGTCCGGTTATACATGGTATTACGCAGCGTGTGTCGATGTACAATTGGATATAGGATTGACGGTCCTTTCTTATGAACATTGCGAACgttattatttgaaagaagGTGAACATCTTTTCAGCTTGCGAGATCCGGAAGCCGAAAGACGATATTTTACATCGATGTGGCTATG GTGTATTAGAAACAAAGAATGGGAAGCATCTAAGGTATGgttggaaaaaaaagttggaaaaaaaagaagcgacgAGGATCTAGTAGCAGCCACTCTCACGGATTTGAAAGAACTCGAAGGAATGCTTATTTCTTACG TATATTATATGAACAATTATGACATCAAAGCAATAGATATTATGGCGCAAATCGAAGTTTcctttcaaaatattaaaaatttgctGAAGGtggtaaaaattgtaataccAAG GTACATATTAATGAAAGCTTACTATTTCATGGTTCGtggttataaaaaaatagctATAAAGATTTTGCATAAAGCTAAGAAAATATCTTccaaaatgaataataaactGATATATGGATGGGCAGTGCATTGTAAACAA GCTTGGGAAGGGAAACTATCACCGATACAACAAGAAATGTGGCAACAGTCTTTGATCACTTTGCCTTCAGCTTGGGACGAAATTAATGCTAACGATaggaaagtttctttttatacactgccagtattaaatttataa